AGTATGGTGGAACAACCATAATACATCCGGGCCCTTTGATGAAAGGGTACTATGCTATAGTGGACCTGGGTGATAATGAGGTTGTGGCAGTGGTGGGGAAGCTGGGTTAATTTTAAAACAAGCAAGTCGGTGATGCAGGATAGTTTGAAGTGCTAACTAAACGCTTCTCACCAGGTTTCTTACTTCCTCAGGCAAAGCTTCAATGCTTATCACAATGGCTCTTGCTGGAGGCTTTGACACCACGGTTCCGGTTACAATATATCTTGTTGGATTTGTAACATCAATTTTCTCCTCGGTTTTCTTATGGAACCTGATATTTAACACTCTAACTTTTACGTAAGAACCATCTAGCCTGTCAACGTAAACGTACTTGCCATGTTTCAGCCCCATGTTAAACACCTTACAGCCTGCTTCTACTCCACGTATACATGTAGCCTAATATAAAGTTTAAGGCGAAACCTACAATGATCCCTGTCAGCTGGGCTAGCCAAAAAACCATGCCCAAGAGTATGGGAAGGGTTGTGGCTAAGAGGATTTGGGATGAGAAACTTGCGATGCTCGCTCCATGATACTTTACAAGCCGAGCAATAACGTTTTTGAATCTCCGGTCTATGCTTGCATCCGCGAAAGTCCATTTCTCGTGCAGGATGAAATTGAACAGTACGCTTGATTCGAAGCCCGCAAACGATGAAAAAGGGTTCTTAACTAAGTCGGCAACTCCAATACCTGTGAGCTGGTGGAAGATTAACTGTGCTACAGCCAAGTTTACAATGCTTCCTGCGGCCCCGACGATGATAAATTTCAAAACTCTTAGAGGTTCGATGAGTGGGAGGGCTACTATTAATGGGAGAAGGCTTTTAATAATCTCACTAGCGTCCTCAGGGTTTAGCGTAACCTCTAATTTTTCACAACCATGTCCTCCTAGGTCAATATCGTCCTTCCCGCTCGTAATGATCCCAATAGGTATTTTGAACCTAGGCCTCTCAAGCCTTTTAAGGGAGTTCAATAATATTGCCAGCTTAACCCTGAGAGGCAGGCGTGCTATTATTTCAACACAGTTAAGCCCTACCGGGTGTTTTATCCCTGCTAGTTTTCTACAGAGCGGATCAAATCCTTTGCGAACTAAAATCTTGTGCTCGCTTCCCTCGGCGCAGCTAACATAATTCATTATCCTCATCCATAGACGTTGCCGGGATGTCGATAATTATCATATACCACAACAGGATTAAATTCATAAGTGGTGCAGATACCGTGTCTTTAAACAGTGAATGGTTGGAGATTATTTACGAAATACAAAATTGTAAAAAATGCAGGCTACATGAAAACAGGATTAACACTGTCCCCGGCGAAGGTCCTTTAACTGCAAAAGTTGTATTAATCGGAGAAGCCCCCGGGAGGAAAGAAGACGAAGTGGGTAGCCCCTTTGTTGGCCCTGCTGGAAGGCTTTTAAATACCTTACTTGAGAACTCCGGGCTAAAAAGAGAGGAGGTTTTCATTACAAATATAGTGAAATGTAGACCTCCCGGTAATAGGAAGCCTAGAAGAGATGAAATATCTCAGTGTCTGGGGTACTTGGGCCGTCAATTAAGATTGATAAAACCTAGGGTTTTAATCCTCCTGGGAAATACTGCTGCGGAAACGATTTATGGTTTATCAGGGGTTGAATGGCATGGAATGATGAGGGATCATGGGAAAATTTTCGAGATCAATGTTTACGGGGTTAAAACCATATCGATTCCAACGTTTCACCCAGCGGCCGCTCTCTATAATCCCAGGCTCAGGACTATTCTTCTGGAAGACTTCACAAAGGTTGTGAAACCTGTCATAGAGGAGCTGGATAAAACCTTTACTCAGCCTTAATCTTCCCTATTTAAACTTAGAATTACGAGGGAAAACCCCGCCGTGCATAAGATTACGAGGAATGGTATTAGGGAGTTTGGAACCATGGTGGGATCGAATAAATAGGTCGGGCCGTATTCAACCGGCTCGCTCAGGGTAAATACTAGAAAACTATATATGTAGGCGTGCAGGGTCATAATCTGGATGATGAGAGACTCCGTTATATAATCCATGGAGGAAGCATCGGTCAAGAATTCGGTCATGGTTATTGATGAAGGTATGACGAGACCAAGCTTATTCATCACGTAGATGCTGAGCGATTTCAAGGAGTTGAGGAGAAATTCTTTAATGCTTGGGCTCCCCAGCACTGGGAAGATTTCATTTTTGATTAAAGCCGGATTAGCGTATAATTGTTCAGCCATTTTCTCCAAGGCTTTCAAAGTGTAGATAAGGTCAAGGAAGGTGTTTCCCGTGGAAGGTATGGGTTCAAAACCGGATAGGTAAGACATTGCAGTATAGTACGAGATGCTTGTCGATAGAAGCTCCTGCATCCTAGTCAAGTAGGTATTAAGTAATGAAACCGCTATGCAATTACGCCTCTCGTAGACATTACTAGCGTTAACCCATGCTAGGCTTGTTTCGGCCCGGGCTATCGAGTACGAGTAGTTCCCTATTTTATAAATCAGCTCTATGCTTTCATCAGCGGCTTTGACAGCTTCCTCGGATTCTTCTATTCTCTTCAAAGCATTCACATACAGGTCAATGATCAAAGGGTTGTAGCACGTTTCGAGCCGGCTCTGCTGCTCGATAAATAGCCTTGCTTCTCTCACCTTATTCCTAATGGCTGAGATATTGTTCTCAAACTCGGGAAGAGATGTATGGTAGGAGTAATTCAAAAGGCTGGAATATCCATAGTAATAAGCCTGAAAGGCGATTGACGAGGCGGTATAGTAATGCTTTACCTCAGCATAATTCGTGGAGAGGTTTAATAGGTTCAGCGACTTTTCGAGGAAGGAATCCGTCCACATTGAATTATTCAACGATGCGATGATTTGATTAGTTTTGTTATAGAAATTCATCCAAACTTCTTTAAAGTATGAGCTTAGAGAAGGAGCATACAGGTATTCATAGTTCAGCTCAGGGAACAAACTTTTTTGAGAAAACTTCTCATAAGCTTGAAATACTGTCAGGACAGGTTGATAAATCTCGTCTGAAATGTTTGATGAAAATGGACCCGTAACAAGTTTTAGCCCATAGGATTTAGCGGCTTCCACCTTCTGGGCAACACCACCCACCCTACCTACGATTCCGCCGGGACCGATTATTCCCGTAGCCGATTTTAACGAATCGAAAGATTCATTCCTCAGTAACGATATAGCGAAAATTGTGAAGAGTAGGGTCGCGCTCGTGCCTTCAACCTGGGCTAATCCTTGTACTGAAATAGTGTAGTCCAGCCGCCTATAGTCTTCACCGGTTAGGAGAGAAGCGTATAGTAGGGCTAGTTTAAAAGATAAGAGGGTGTCCTGTGAGAACGCGTTTGAAGGGATTACTGTTATAACTCCTCTTCCAGGCGTTGAAACCGTGATGTAAACGTCAACTATTCGTCCCCTTCCCTCATTGTCGACGGCCAGTAAACTTAGCTTATAAGTAAAAGACTCCTTTGAAACATGTTCTCCTACACCCGTTAGAGTCGATGCTAAACACATAAGTAGTGCGATCATATGAATGGGTTTCAAGAACACCTCCCTCTTGAGCTTTCAGCGTAACACTGATCAATCACAGCTTACCAGCTCATAATTGCCGGGTTATCATCACCGCAGTACAATTAAGTTAAAACAGGGTTTAATATTTAACCCGCTACTCGTTAACACCTACCCTTTTAAACCTGTTACCCACCGTTGAGGACGCGTAGGGTATTCTAAGAGGTTCCATGACGACTTATTTCTCAAGGCAGTGAGTGGTTGCCAATCTAAAGAGCAAGGATTTTACATTAAAGTCTAGCCTTCAGTATTATGATTCATGAGACAAAATTACCTTAACATATTTGATCACTATCACCAAGTATAAAACTGTCATTTAAGTAATAATAATTGTGGCGTAGACGTCATGTCCCAAGTTCAACGAGACTTGCCTTTTAGGGTTATTGTTGATTTCTTCAAGAAGCTGGAGACAACGACGGCAAGAACACAGTTAACGGCAATCCTGGTGAACTTGTTTAAGCAGACTCCTCCAGATGTTATAGATAAAGTCGTCTACTTGATACAAGCTAGGCTGTGGCCTGACTGGAAAGGATTACCCGAGCTCGGGATTGCTGAGAAATTATTGATAAAAGCAATATCCTTATCAACTAATTCCTCTGAGAAGGTTGTAGAGGAGATTTTAAAATCCAAAGGAGATGCGGGCTTAGCGGTTGAAGCATTGAAGACTCGTTCATTAGAGAAAAGCAAGGGAGTGACGCTCTTCACTTTTGCTGAGAAAAAGCAGGAGCTTACGGTAAACAAGGTTTACGAGGTTCTAACCAGGATTGCGCTGGCACAGGGTGAGGGCAGTAAAGACTTGAAGATAAGGCTTTTAGCCGGACTGTTATCCGATGCTAACCCGGAGGAAGCCAAGTATATTGTGAGGTTTGTAGAGGGGAAGCTGAGGCTGGGCATAGGAGACGCTACGATAATGGACGCGCTCAGCATAGTCTACGCTGGAGGCGCACACTTACGCCCCCTCATCGAGAGAGCTTACAATCTAAGAGCGGATCTAGGGGAGGTAGCGAAAATACTTGCCTCTCAGGGTGTAGAGGCTATTAAACAGATAACTCCCATGGTTGGGATTCCGATAAGGCCAATGCTTGCGGAGAGGCTGAGCGATCCCAAGGAAATATTGGAAAAGGTCGAGGGGGAAGCGTTTGTAGAGTTCAAGTATGATGGAGAGAGGGCTCAGATTCACAAAGATGGAAACAAAATCGTTATTTATTCTCGAAGACTGGAAAACATAACTCACCAGTATCCTGATGTTGTCGAGATGGCTTTGAAAAACATAAAGGCTGAGAAGGCAATACTGGAGGGAGAGATAGTCGCATATGATCCCAGCACTGGCGAGTTGAAGCCTTTCCAAGAGCTGATGCATAGGAAGAGGAAATACGACATACATGTCGCAGTGAAGGAAAACCCGGTTAAAGTCTTCTTGTTCGATCTTCTCTACGAGGAAGGCGTGGACTATACTGTAAAAAGGCTTATTGAAAGAAGGAAGAGGCTTGAGGAAATAATCGTTCAAACCGAGGAATTCAGGGTTGCCGAATACATTAGGACCTCCGATCCCGGCGAGCTAGAAAAATTCTTCCTTCAAGCAATAAGCGAGGGTGCTGAAGGAGTCATGGTTAAGGCTCTGCATGAAGGATCGGTTTACCAGGCTGGTACAAGGGGTTGGTTGTGGATTAAGTTTAAGCGAGACTATAGGAGTGAAATGGTAGACACTGTGGATTTGGTAGTGGTTGGCGCGTTTTACGGCAGAGGGAGAAGGGGAGGCAAGTTCGGCACTTTACTCATGGCTTCATACAATCCCAGTAATGATACTTTTGAAACAGTATGTAAGGTTGGCTCCGGATTCACCGACGAGGACTTGGATAAGATTCCCGAATTGCTAAAGCCCTTCATCAGGGATAGAAAGCCTTTAAGAGTTGTAGCGGAGATGGAGCCGGATGTTTGGGTTGAGCCAGCCTTGGTTGCGGAAATAATAGGTGCTGAACTAACCCTCTCGCCGATACACACCTGCGCCTATGGTAAGATCAAGCCTGAGGCAGGCATCTCGATAAGATTTCCGAGATTCATCCGGTGGAGGGATGATAAAAAGCCCGAGGATGCTACTACGAGTGATGAGCTTGTG
This is a stretch of genomic DNA from Thermosphaera aggregans DSM 11486. It encodes these proteins:
- a CDS encoding DUF5622 domain-containing protein, producing MGLKHGKYVYVDRLDGSYVKVRVLNIRFHKKTEEKIDVTNPTRYIVTGTVVSKPPARAIVISIEALPEEVRNLVRSV
- a CDS encoding GtrA family protein; its protein translation is MNYVSCAEGSEHKILVRKGFDPLCRKLAGIKHPVGLNCVEIIARLPLRVKLAILLNSLKRLERPRFKIPIGIITSGKDDIDLGGHGCEKLEVTLNPEDASEIIKSLLPLIVALPLIEPLRVLKFIIVGAAGSIVNLAVAQLIFHQLTGIGVADLVKNPFSSFAGFESSVLFNFILHEKWTFADASIDRRFKNVIARLVKYHGASIASFSSQILLATTLPILLGMVFWLAQLTGIIVGFALNFILGYMYTWSRSRL
- a CDS encoding uracil-DNA glycosylase, which produces MSIIIIYHNRIKFISGADTVSLNSEWLEIIYEIQNCKKCRLHENRINTVPGEGPLTAKVVLIGEAPGRKEDEVGSPFVGPAGRLLNTLLENSGLKREEVFITNIVKCRPPGNRKPRRDEISQCLGYLGRQLRLIKPRVLILLGNTAAETIYGLSGVEWHGMMRDHGKIFEINVYGVKTISIPTFHPAAALYNPRLRTILLEDFTKVVKPVIEELDKTFTQP
- a CDS encoding ATP-dependent DNA ligase; translation: MSQVQRDLPFRVIVDFFKKLETTTARTQLTAILVNLFKQTPPDVIDKVVYLIQARLWPDWKGLPELGIAEKLLIKAISLSTNSSEKVVEEILKSKGDAGLAVEALKTRSLEKSKGVTLFTFAEKKQELTVNKVYEVLTRIALAQGEGSKDLKIRLLAGLLSDANPEEAKYIVRFVEGKLRLGIGDATIMDALSIVYAGGAHLRPLIERAYNLRADLGEVAKILASQGVEAIKQITPMVGIPIRPMLAERLSDPKEILEKVEGEAFVEFKYDGERAQIHKDGNKIVIYSRRLENITHQYPDVVEMALKNIKAEKAILEGEIVAYDPSTGELKPFQELMHRKRKYDIHVAVKENPVKVFLFDLLYEEGVDYTVKRLIERRKRLEEIIVQTEEFRVAEYIRTSDPGELEKFFLQAISEGAEGVMVKALHEGSVYQAGTRGWLWIKFKRDYRSEMVDTVDLVVVGAFYGRGRRGGKFGTLLMASYNPSNDTFETVCKVGSGFTDEDLDKIPELLKPFIRDRKPLRVVAEMEPDVWVEPALVAEIIGAELTLSPIHTCAYGKIKPEAGISIRFPRFIRWRDDKKPEDATTSDELVEMYKLQLKRIGEKVAQPGEET